Sequence from the Elusimicrobiota bacterium genome:
CCGACCCCATGGGCGTGAACCTCTCGGACACCTTCATCCTCCTCAAGGACAAGGACGGCTGGGAACCCATCGACGGTCGGAAGCCCTCGAAGGCAGACCTCTCGGACGCGCTCGTCGAACGGCTCCGGCGAAAAGTGCCGGGCCAGCGTATGCTCCTCACCCAGCCCATCCAGATGCGCTTCAACGAGCTTTTGGAGGGAACCCGCGCCGACATCTCCGTCAAAATCTTCGGCGACGACATGGACCTCCTGTCGGACCTCTCCGGTAAGATCAAGTCCGTCATAGATAAGGTACCCGGTGCCGGCGACGTGGAGCTGGAGATCCAGGGCAAGTCGCCGCTCTTGCATGTCGAACCCAACCTCGAGCTGCTCCATTCCCTTGGCGTCTCCAACCGCGAGGTGCTGGAGACGGTCGGCACCGCCGTCGGCGGCCAGGAAGTCGGCGTCATCTACGAGGGGATGAAACGCTTCCCCATTGTCGTACGGCTGAACGAAAAGGACCGCTCCGACTTGGACGCCCTAAAGACCCTCCCCGTCGGCATCTCCGCCAACTCCACCGTCCCCCTGGCCGAGGCGGCGAGCCTCCGCTTCACGGACACGTTCGGCGCGTATTCCCGGGAAATGGGCAAGCGCCGGGTCGCTATCCTCGTCAACCCGCGCGGCCGGGACACGGAGAGTTTCGTGGCCGAAGCCCGGAGGAAAGTTGATGAAGCCGTCAAAATACCGTCGGGCTATTTCATCGAGTGGGGCGGCAACTTCAAGAATCTCCAGCAGGCCAAGTCCCGCTTGGCGGTCTTGACGCCCCTCGTCCTGGTTCTGGTGCTCGGCATGATCTACATCGCCTTCCGCAACGTCTACGAGACCTTCCTTATCTTCTCCTGCGTACCTTTGGCGCTGGTGGGGGGCGTCCTGGGCCTCATGCTGAACGGCCTGCCCTTCAGCATCTCCGCCGGGGTGGGGTTCGTGGCGCTTTCCGGCATTGCCGTATTGAACGGGGTGGTCCTCATCAACTGCTTCAACGACCTCCACCGTGAGGGCGTCAAGGGTCAAGACCTCATTCACCAGGGCACGGACTTGAGAATTCGTCCCGTCCTCATGACGGCCCTGGTTGAAATCTTCGGGTTCCTGCCCATGATGCTCTCTTCCGGCGTCGGCTCCGAAGTCCAGCGTCCCCTAGCTTCCGTTGTCATTGGCGGCGTCGTGTCTTCAACGCTCCTGACGCTGGTGGTCCTTCCGGTTCTAGTGTCCCTGCTCGAGAAGAAAATCTGGAGCGAAAAAGAGGTGGAACTATGAAAGAGATTAAGGCTGTTATCAAACCCCACAAGGCGGAAGAAGTGCTCCGAGACCTTCACGCCATTTCCAACCTCCCTGGCTGTATCGTCTCCCAGGTCAAAGGCTACGGGCGTAGCCCCAAAAGCCCCAACGGCGATGTATTGGAGTCGGACGAATGGACCAAGCTTGAGCTTGTCGTTTCGGACCGAATGGTGGAAACCGTGCTCAAGACCATCCAATCCCGCGCCCATACCGGGAACAAGGGGGACGGCAAGATCTTCGTGATCGAGGCCGTGGACGCCCTTGCCATCCGCACGGGCAAACGTGGAGATGAGGCCATCTAAAGATGGACCGCTTGAAACGGGTCTGGGTCGGCGTCACGCACGCCCTTAAAATCCTGGCCGACTCCACGCTTCGCAGGGAAACACGAGAGCAGTTCGAGCGGATGAAGCGGGAGGGTGTGGATACCTCCGACGCCGCCGCCCGCCAAGCCTGGATTCGTGCTCACAGGAAGGACCTCCGCCGCCTCCAGGGCAAGGAGCCCACGCCCCCGCTCGTCCGGCCGGAGCCCAAGATCGGCCGCAACGACCTCTACCCCTGCGGCAGCGGGAAGAAATATAAAAAGTGCTGCGGAGACTCCTCATGAGTTCATGCCACGACCACGACTGCCTTTCATCGCCCCTGCGGGAAGATCACATCCGCGTCCTTAAGATCGTCCTGGCCGTCAACCTCGCCATGTTCATCGTGGAGGCCGTGGGCGGCCTGTTTTTCCGTTCCGTGGCGCTCCTGGGTGACTCCATGGACATGCTTGAAGACGCGCTGGTTTATGCCGTCAGCCTGTACGTCATGGACCGAAGTTCCCGATGGAAGGCTGGGGCGGCCCTGGGAAAGGGACTCGTCATGCTGCTCCTGGGACTGGGCGTCCTGGGACAAACGGTTCACCATGCCTTCTCAGGTGTCGTCCCGTTCGCCGGGGGCATGGGTGCCGTGGGCGTCGCCGCCTTGGCTGCCAACGCTCTCTGTCTCCTCCTGCTTTACAAACACAAAGACGACGATATAAACATGCGTTCTACTTGGCTCTGCTCCCGCAACGACGTGCTTGCCAACCTGGGCGTCATGCTCGCCGCCGCCCTGGTTCTCTGGCTCGGTTCTCCCTGGCCGGACATCGTTATCGGGGGCGTCATCGCCGCCATGATCCTGATCTCCTCCATCGGCATCTTGAGGGAAGCCCTCCACGAGTTGAAGGAAAAGCAGACCCCATGACTTATCACCTG
This genomic interval carries:
- a CDS encoding P-II family nitrogen regulator; the protein is MKEIKAVIKPHKAEEVLRDLHAISNLPGCIVSQVKGYGRSPKSPNGDVLESDEWTKLELVVSDRMVETVLKTIQSRAHTGNKGDGKIFVIEAVDALAIRTGKRGDEAI
- a CDS encoding cation transporter, which encodes MSSCHDHDCLSSPLREDHIRVLKIVLAVNLAMFIVEAVGGLFFRSVALLGDSMDMLEDALVYAVSLYVMDRSSRWKAGAALGKGLVMLLLGLGVLGQTVHHAFSGVVPFAGGMGAVGVAALAANALCLLLLYKHKDDDINMRSTWLCSRNDVLANLGVMLAAALVLWLGSPWPDIVIGGVIAAMILISSIGILREALHELKEKQTP